Proteins encoded in a region of the Bradyrhizobium sp. CB3481 genome:
- a CDS encoding phosphotransferase family protein, with amino-acid sequence MADGVRKDEEFSGTKEVEERHRINEANLDGWMREHVEGYQGPLKVLQFKGGQSNPTYKLETSSRSYVMRRKPFGKLLPSAHAVDREFRVIAALGKQGFPVAKAYALCTDDAVIGAAFYIMSMEEGRVFWDPTLPSQTPDNRRKIFTSKIETLAKLHVFNPEAIGLGDFGKPGNYFARQIDRWTKQYRASETQHIPEFEKVAEWLPRTVPGQARISIVHGDYRLDNMIFHVTEPRVQAVLDWELSTLGDPMADFTYLLMQWTMPGLAGADLKALNIPSVEEAAQIYCDVTGMEVPDLNWYFAYNMFRLAGITQGIAGRIRDGTAANAKALESAARTVPLSKSSWEYAQKAGAT; translated from the coding sequence GTGGCGGACGGCGTCAGGAAAGACGAAGAGTTCTCAGGGACAAAGGAAGTCGAGGAGCGCCATCGCATCAACGAGGCGAACCTCGATGGCTGGATGCGCGAGCATGTCGAAGGCTATCAGGGGCCGTTGAAAGTCCTGCAGTTCAAGGGCGGCCAGTCCAACCCGACCTACAAGCTGGAAACGTCGTCGCGATCCTACGTGATGCGCCGAAAGCCGTTCGGCAAATTGCTGCCGTCGGCGCATGCGGTCGACCGCGAATTCCGTGTCATCGCGGCGCTCGGCAAGCAGGGCTTTCCGGTCGCGAAGGCTTATGCGCTGTGCACCGATGATGCCGTGATCGGCGCGGCCTTCTACATCATGTCGATGGAAGAGGGCCGGGTGTTCTGGGATCCGACGCTGCCGAGCCAGACCCCGGATAACAGGCGAAAGATCTTCACCAGCAAGATCGAAACGCTGGCAAAACTCCACGTCTTCAATCCGGAAGCGATCGGGCTTGGCGACTTCGGCAAGCCCGGCAATTATTTCGCGCGTCAGATCGACCGCTGGACCAAGCAGTACCGCGCCTCCGAGACGCAGCACATTCCGGAATTCGAGAAGGTCGCCGAATGGCTGCCGCGGACGGTGCCGGGGCAGGCGCGGATTTCAATCGTCCACGGCGACTATCGCCTCGACAACATGATTTTCCACGTGACGGAACCGCGCGTGCAGGCGGTGCTGGACTGGGAACTGTCGACGCTCGGCGATCCCATGGCCGACTTCACCTATCTCTTGATGCAGTGGACCATGCCGGGCCTCGCTGGCGCCGATCTCAAGGCGCTCAACATCCCGAGCGTGGAAGAAGCCGCGCAGATCTACTGCGACGTCACCGGCATGGAAGTGCCCGATCTGAACTGGTACTTCGCCTACAACATGTTCCGCCTCGCCGGCATCACGCAGGGTATCGCGGGACGGATCCGCGACGGCACCGCGGCCAATGCCAAGGCGCTGGAGTCGGCGGCGCGCACCGTGCCGCTGTCGAAATCTTCCTGGGAATACGCTCAGAAGGCCGGCGCGACTTAA
- a CDS encoding SDR family oxidoreductase: MGRLEGKSVVITGAGSGIGRAASVLFSKEGAKLIIVDKTDGVKETAKLVSDAGGTVEAVMADAGSEADVKAFIDKAVANYGRLDAIWANAGVSGGLVPLAEQTVEHWQEVLRVNLIGPFLAIKHSMPHMIKQKSGSIVCTASVAGLKAGASGHPYGASKAGVISLVQTTAYSLSGTGVRINAVCPGLIETGMTKPVFDRAKERGTQDKIGQLNPLKRAGQPHELAAMGLFLASDEASYVNGQAIPVDGGLTASMPYTGKPV; encoded by the coding sequence ATGGGCCGCCTCGAAGGCAAATCCGTCGTCATTACCGGTGCTGGAAGCGGCATCGGGCGCGCTGCGTCGGTGCTGTTCTCCAAAGAAGGCGCGAAGCTCATCATCGTCGACAAGACTGACGGCGTGAAGGAGACCGCCAAGCTGGTCAGTGATGCCGGCGGCACCGTCGAGGCCGTCATGGCCGATGCCGGCTCGGAAGCGGACGTGAAGGCGTTCATCGACAAGGCGGTGGCGAACTATGGCCGGCTCGATGCGATCTGGGCCAATGCCGGCGTCAGCGGCGGGCTGGTGCCGCTCGCCGAGCAGACCGTCGAACACTGGCAGGAAGTGCTGCGCGTCAATCTGATCGGGCCGTTTCTGGCGATCAAGCATTCGATGCCGCACATGATCAAGCAGAAGTCCGGCTCGATCGTCTGCACCGCCTCGGTCGCGGGGCTCAAGGCCGGCGCCAGCGGTCACCCCTATGGCGCCAGCAAGGCCGGCGTCATCAGCCTGGTGCAGACAACCGCCTACTCGCTGTCTGGCACCGGCGTGCGCATCAACGCGGTTTGCCCCGGCCTGATCGAGACCGGCATGACCAAGCCGGTGTTCGACCGCGCCAAGGAGCGCGGCACCCAAGACAAGATCGGCCAGCTCAATCCCTTGAAGCGCGCCGGCCAGCCGCACGAGCTCGCGGCGATGGGTTTGTTCCTTGCGAGCGATGAGGCGTCCTACGTCAACGGCCAGGCGATCCCGGTCGACGGCGGCCTTACTGCGTCGATGCCGTATACGGGCAAGCCGGTTTAG
- a CDS encoding histidine phosphatase family protein has protein sequence MSNADRPRMTTTRWWWVRHAPVREDNGCIYGQKDLGCDCSDRIVFEAVGKILPRGAVWYASNLKRTHQTAAAIWASGFPKPSDMPHVNAFAEQHLGELQGMNRAAFYASLPAGRHWLTGVDEAAPGGESFMDLYNRACAAIERINAEHAGRDIIAVAHGGTIRAAIGLALGGQPEKGLAFDIDNCSVTRLDHLSSATYTGWWLPMVNQQPWIADASHNAMHQPAGPEVAPPETKLA, from the coding sequence ATGTCCAATGCAGACAGACCGCGGATGACGACGACGCGATGGTGGTGGGTTCGCCACGCGCCGGTGCGCGAAGACAATGGCTGCATCTACGGGCAGAAGGATCTCGGCTGCGACTGTAGCGATCGCATTGTGTTCGAGGCGGTCGGAAAAATCCTGCCGCGTGGCGCGGTCTGGTATGCAAGCAACCTGAAGCGCACGCACCAGACCGCAGCAGCGATCTGGGCCTCGGGCTTTCCGAAGCCGTCGGATATGCCGCATGTGAACGCGTTCGCCGAGCAGCATCTTGGCGAACTGCAGGGCATGAATCGCGCGGCATTTTACGCGAGCCTGCCGGCCGGCCGCCATTGGCTTACCGGTGTTGACGAAGCCGCACCCGGCGGCGAGAGTTTCATGGATCTCTATAACCGCGCCTGCGCCGCCATCGAGCGCATCAACGCCGAGCACGCGGGAAGGGACATCATCGCCGTCGCGCACGGCGGCACGATCCGGGCGGCCATCGGTCTTGCGCTCGGCGGCCAGCCGGAGAAAGGCCTCGCCTTCGATATCGACAATTGCTCGGTCACGCGGCTCGATCATCTCTCGAGCGCCACTTACACCGGCTGGTGGCTGCCGATGGTGAACCAGCAGCCCTGGATCGCCGACGCCTCGCACAACGCGATGCATCAGCCGGCAGGCCCGGAGGTCGCGCCGCCGGAAACGAAGCTCGCTTGA
- a CDS encoding serine hydrolase domain-containing protein, with translation MNAQTAARQASAPRTPALPDAKPETIGLSTARLQRMSDAFKREVDKGTLPGATVMVARRGQIGWFDAIGRQSPAASAPMAHDSIFRIFSMTKPIVSIGIMMLVEDGHFILGDPVAKFIPEFADQQVGVENNGKLDLVPAKRQMTVQDLLRHTSGLTYDHTGNGLVQQLYQQSRLRSRKITNAEHATMIAGMPLICQPGAEWNYSRSTDVLGRIIEVVSGKSLGAFLTERILAPLQMAETAFHTPEANAARLAEPFANDPWNGDKVQLFNMLEKPAMESGGGGLVSTTMDYARFCQMLLSGGTLDGNRIIGRKTLELMASDHLAPNVKVDSPLMPAGHGFGLGFAVRTQRGVAPFPGSLSQFFWSGMAGTFFFIDPAEDLFTVFMMQGPGQREYIRNLLRDLVYAAVE, from the coding sequence ATGAACGCGCAGACTGCCGCTCGGCAAGCATCCGCCCCCCGGACCCCTGCTCTCCCCGATGCCAAGCCCGAAACGATCGGCCTCTCGACCGCCCGCCTGCAACGGATGTCCGACGCCTTCAAGCGCGAGGTCGACAAGGGAACCCTGCCCGGTGCCACGGTCATGGTGGCGCGGCGCGGCCAGATCGGCTGGTTCGATGCCATCGGCCGCCAGAGCCCGGCCGCCTCCGCGCCGATGGCGCATGACAGCATCTTCCGCATCTTCTCGATGACCAAACCGATCGTCTCGATCGGCATCATGATGCTGGTTGAGGACGGCCATTTCATCCTCGGCGATCCCGTCGCCAAATTCATTCCGGAGTTTGCCGACCAGCAGGTCGGCGTCGAGAATAATGGCAAGCTCGATCTCGTACCGGCGAAGCGGCAGATGACCGTGCAGGACCTGTTGCGGCACACTTCCGGCCTGACCTACGATCACACCGGCAACGGCCTGGTCCAGCAGCTCTACCAGCAGTCGCGGCTGCGCAGCCGCAAGATCACCAATGCCGAGCACGCCACCATGATCGCCGGCATGCCGCTGATCTGCCAGCCGGGCGCGGAATGGAACTACAGCCGCTCGACCGACGTGCTCGGCCGGATCATCGAGGTCGTCTCCGGCAAGTCGCTCGGCGCGTTCCTCACCGAACGCATCCTGGCGCCGCTGCAGATGGCCGAGACCGCGTTCCATACCCCGGAAGCCAACGCGGCCCGTCTTGCCGAACCGTTCGCGAACGATCCATGGAACGGCGACAAGGTGCAGCTCTTCAACATGCTCGAGAAGCCGGCGATGGAATCCGGTGGCGGCGGGCTGGTCTCGACCACGATGGACTATGCGCGGTTCTGCCAGATGCTGCTGAGCGGCGGCACGCTCGACGGCAACAGGATCATCGGCCGCAAGACGCTGGAGCTGATGGCGTCGGATCATCTCGCGCCCAATGTGAAGGTGGACTCGCCGCTGATGCCGGCCGGCCACGGGTTCGGCCTCGGCTTCGCCGTTCGCACCCAGCGCGGCGTCGCGCCCTTCCCAGGCTCGCTCAGTCAGTTCTTCTGGAGCGGCATGGCCGGCACGTTCTTCTTCATCGATCCGGCGGAGGACCTGTTCACGGTGTTCATGATGCAGGGCCCCGGCCAGCGCGAATATATCCGCAACCTGCTGCGGGATCTGGTGTACGCGGCGGTGGAGTGA
- a CDS encoding SDR family oxidoreductase — protein MSLFDMTGKVAVITGSTRGIGRAIAERMAEHGAKVVISSRKQDVCDQVAKEVNEKFGKGTAVAIAANISNKENLQNLVDQSNRAFGKIDVLVCNAASNPYYGSLAGISDDQFRKILDNNIVANNWLINMVVPQMIECKDGSIIIVSSIGGLKGSTVLGAYAISKAADMQLARNLACEYGKHNIRVNCIAPGLIKTDFAKALWDNPETLKASTARSPLLRIGVPDEIAGAAVLMGSKAGDFMTGQTIVIDGGATIS, from the coding sequence ATGAGCTTGTTCGACATGACCGGGAAAGTCGCCGTCATCACCGGCTCCACGCGCGGCATCGGTCGCGCCATTGCCGAACGCATGGCCGAGCACGGCGCCAAGGTCGTAATCTCCTCGCGCAAGCAGGACGTCTGCGATCAGGTCGCCAAGGAGGTCAACGAAAAGTTCGGCAAGGGCACGGCGGTTGCGATCGCCGCCAACATCTCGAACAAGGAAAACCTGCAGAACCTCGTCGACCAATCCAATCGCGCCTTCGGCAAGATCGACGTGCTGGTCTGCAACGCCGCGTCCAATCCCTATTATGGTTCGCTCGCCGGCATCTCCGACGATCAATTCCGAAAAATTCTCGACAACAACATTGTTGCCAACAACTGGCTGATCAACATGGTGGTGCCGCAGATGATCGAGTGCAAGGACGGCTCGATCATCATCGTCTCCTCGATCGGCGGCCTGAAAGGCTCGACCGTGCTCGGCGCCTACGCGATTTCGAAGGCGGCCGACATGCAGCTCGCGCGCAACCTCGCCTGCGAATACGGTAAGCATAACATCCGCGTGAACTGCATCGCGCCGGGCCTGATCAAGACCGATTTCGCCAAGGCGCTGTGGGACAATCCGGAGACGCTGAAGGCATCCACCGCGCGCTCGCCACTGCTGCGCATCGGCGTGCCCGACGAGATCGCGGGCGCTGCAGTGCTGATGGGATCGAAGGCCGGCGACTTCATGACGGGGCAGACCATCGTGATCGACGGCGGCGCGACGATCAGTTGA
- a CDS encoding OpgC domain-containing protein: MRVELALPPSTRDLRLDLFRGLANWLMFLGHVSTSVLAWFSFRNYGFSDGADLFVFISGYTSALVFGRRMLEGGFVFGTTRLLRRVWQIYTAHMLLFVFYLASVHLLANSFNAPDLIDRFNVAPLLNAPVEAITQGLLLRYKPLNLDVLPLYVVLMGAFPPVLWLMLRHRDWVMLGSVLLYFAARQFGWNLPSYPAGVWYFNPFAWQLLFVLGAWLALGGAKTVHFLVRSRLVPVIGVAYLVFAAVMTLAGLIPDLQKLFPPALFETFNPNDKTNLAPYRFLHLAIVIVLGTRLIAIDAKGLQAAIWKPMIKCGQQSLEVFAVGIYLAFIGYFFLKMTSDGIVAQLLVGTAGIAIMTGVAYYRSWSKRVEKAHHAQSPAHRQPPLGESRAPAGEPARPAEKAVVGAR, from the coding sequence ATGCGGGTCGAGCTTGCACTTCCACCATCGACGCGGGATTTGCGGCTGGACCTGTTCCGCGGCCTCGCCAACTGGCTGATGTTTCTTGGCCATGTTTCTACCAGCGTACTGGCCTGGTTCTCGTTCCGAAATTACGGCTTCAGCGACGGCGCCGACCTGTTCGTATTCATCTCCGGTTACACTTCGGCGCTCGTTTTCGGCAGGCGGATGCTCGAAGGCGGCTTCGTCTTCGGGACGACCCGGCTATTGCGGCGCGTGTGGCAGATCTACACCGCGCATATGCTGCTGTTCGTATTCTACCTGGCTTCCGTCCATCTCCTCGCCAACAGCTTCAACGCGCCCGACCTCATTGATCGCTTCAACGTTGCCCCTTTGCTGAACGCCCCGGTCGAAGCCATCACGCAGGGGCTGCTGCTCCGATACAAGCCATTGAACCTCGACGTGCTGCCGCTCTACGTCGTCCTGATGGGCGCCTTTCCGCCGGTGCTCTGGTTGATGCTCCGCCACCGCGACTGGGTGATGCTCGGATCGGTGCTACTATATTTCGCTGCAAGGCAATTCGGCTGGAACCTGCCGTCCTATCCAGCGGGGGTTTGGTATTTTAACCCGTTCGCATGGCAGCTTCTGTTCGTGCTCGGCGCATGGCTGGCGCTGGGCGGGGCCAAGACGGTGCACTTCCTGGTGCGCTCGAGGCTGGTCCCGGTGATCGGGGTCGCCTATCTGGTCTTTGCAGCCGTCATGACGCTGGCCGGATTGATACCGGACCTGCAGAAACTGTTCCCGCCCGCGCTGTTCGAAACCTTCAACCCGAACGACAAGACCAATCTGGCGCCCTATCGCTTCCTCCACCTCGCCATCGTGATCGTGCTCGGCACGCGATTGATAGCCATCGATGCGAAGGGACTTCAGGCTGCCATCTGGAAGCCGATGATCAAATGCGGCCAGCAATCCCTCGAAGTGTTTGCCGTCGGCATCTACCTGGCATTCATCGGCTACTTCTTCCTGAAGATGACGTCCGACGGGATCGTCGCTCAACTCCTGGTCGGAACCGCCGGAATCGCGATCATGACGGGCGTTGCCTATTACCGGTCATGGTCGAAGCGGGTCGAAAAGGCCCACCACGCCCAATCTCCTGCGCACAGGCAGCCACCCCTCGGCGAGTCCAGGGCGCCTGCGGGCGAGCCTGCCCGGCCGGCTGAAAAGGCAGTTGTCGGTGCCCGTTAG
- a CDS encoding DMT family transporter has translation MAAFTANDSITKVVSSEMNFGQVILVRGLFAMVLVAAFAWYQDALRPLRTLMIKPVVLRVIGEIGGTLAFMVALVHLPLANTSAILQALPLAITLGAAVIFGEPVGWRRWSAIAAGFIGVLVIVRPGLAGFSQYSLFALVSVAFCTLRDLATRRIPAKIPSLFITLLTTVTVTSAGGVILVPLGGWSPPSATALGLQALAAVLLLIGYQCIISALRTGDISAVAPFRYSALLWAMSLGYLVFGDVPDAMMVTGAATIVASGLYAFYRERIRHRALAAESSGSPPEGV, from the coding sequence ATGGCCGCGTTCACCGCGAACGACTCCATCACCAAAGTGGTGTCGTCCGAGATGAACTTCGGCCAGGTGATCCTGGTGCGCGGGCTGTTCGCGATGGTGCTGGTCGCGGCCTTCGCATGGTATCAGGACGCGTTGCGCCCGCTGCGGACGCTGATGATCAAGCCGGTGGTGCTGCGCGTCATCGGCGAGATCGGCGGCACGCTCGCGTTCATGGTCGCGCTGGTGCATCTACCGCTCGCCAACACTTCGGCGATCCTCCAGGCGCTGCCACTTGCGATCACGCTCGGCGCCGCGGTGATTTTCGGCGAGCCGGTCGGCTGGCGGCGCTGGTCGGCGATCGCGGCCGGCTTCATCGGCGTGCTGGTCATCGTGCGGCCGGGGCTTGCCGGCTTCAGCCAGTACTCGCTGTTCGCATTGGTGTCGGTTGCCTTCTGCACGCTGCGTGACCTCGCGACGCGGCGGATCCCCGCGAAGATCCCGTCGCTGTTCATCACCTTGCTGACGACGGTGACGGTAACGAGCGCCGGCGGCGTCATCCTCGTTCCGCTCGGTGGCTGGAGCCCGCCGTCGGCCACCGCGCTCGGCCTGCAGGCGTTAGCCGCGGTGCTGCTCTTGATCGGCTATCAATGCATCATCTCGGCACTGCGCACCGGCGACATCTCGGCGGTGGCGCCGTTCCGCTATTCCGCGCTGCTATGGGCGATGTCGCTCGGTTATCTCGTGTTCGGTGACGTGCCCGACGCGATGATGGTGACGGGCGCCGCGACCATCGTCGCCTCCGGCCTCTACGCCTTCTACCGCGAGCGCATCCGCCACCGCGCGCTGGCGGCGGAATCCTCCGGCTCGCCGCCGGAGGGGGTGTGA